From a region of the Mycobacteroides saopaulense genome:
- a CDS encoding peptide ABC transporter substrate-binding protein — MRFRQLAVALLVGVAAILPAGCGDLVTPAPPGYFSMYITEPEHTLVPGNTTENQGGRILRSLFTALVEFNNDTAAVEYTGVAESITSHDNVNWTIKLKPGWTFHNGEPVTAQSYVDAWNYTALSTNAQGSSSFLANVDGFDDLQGDPKNKIPPRATQMRGLHVVDDVTFTVRLNTPFAIYPMTLGYTAFLPLPKAFYRDPAKFGVHPIGNGPFKADGDWVRGVGFTLSRYDQYAGDKKAKAKGLIWRVYTEGLTAYTDMQAGALDIQLDLPDSAYENARAEFGSAFLERPRPDITSLGFPMYDPRYGDVRVRQAISMAIDREAITQVIFSGTRTPATSYGSAVVYGYRKGACGKLCELHVDEANKLLDEAHFDRSKPIELWYSSSSTGALSWVQAIGNQLQSNLKVPYTLKSLPWSQFLPLQDSKGMTGPFRSGWVMDYPSIYNFLESLYGTVALPPAGSNYVFYSNPAFDELLRQGNNQPTVELATKAYQKAEDLLFKDLPAAPLFYEVNQAVHSKRVSNVKISIQDCIEYTDVEVVQ; from the coding sequence ATGCGATTCCGCCAACTGGCCGTTGCGTTGCTTGTTGGCGTTGCCGCGATCCTTCCCGCCGGCTGCGGTGACCTGGTGACGCCGGCGCCTCCGGGCTACTTCAGCATGTACATCACCGAACCCGAGCACACCCTGGTCCCCGGGAACACCACCGAAAATCAGGGTGGTCGGATTCTGCGCTCGCTATTCACCGCCCTGGTCGAGTTCAACAACGACACCGCGGCCGTGGAATACACCGGGGTGGCCGAATCGATCACCAGCCACGACAACGTCAACTGGACGATAAAGCTCAAGCCCGGATGGACCTTCCACAACGGCGAACCGGTGACGGCACAGTCTTATGTGGACGCGTGGAACTACACCGCCCTGAGCACCAACGCGCAGGGCTCCTCGAGCTTCCTGGCCAACGTCGACGGGTTCGACGATCTGCAGGGCGATCCGAAAAACAAGATCCCCCCGCGGGCCACGCAGATGCGCGGTCTGCATGTCGTGGACGACGTGACATTCACGGTGCGGCTGAACACACCGTTCGCGATCTACCCGATGACGCTGGGGTACACCGCATTCCTGCCGCTGCCCAAGGCCTTCTATCGGGACCCGGCCAAGTTCGGGGTGCATCCCATCGGCAACGGTCCGTTCAAGGCGGACGGCGATTGGGTACGCGGCGTCGGGTTCACACTCAGCCGCTACGACCAGTACGCCGGCGACAAGAAGGCCAAGGCCAAGGGCCTGATCTGGCGGGTGTACACCGAGGGGCTGACCGCCTACACCGATATGCAAGCCGGGGCCCTCGACATCCAGCTCGACCTGCCCGATTCCGCCTACGAAAACGCCAGGGCCGAATTCGGATCGGCCTTCCTGGAGCGTCCCCGCCCGGACATCACCTCGCTGGGTTTCCCGATGTACGACCCGCGATATGGCGATGTGCGTGTGCGCCAGGCGATTTCCATGGCCATCGACCGCGAGGCGATCACGCAGGTGATTTTCTCCGGCACCCGTACTCCGGCCACCTCCTACGGTTCGGCGGTGGTCTACGGCTACCGCAAGGGGGCGTGCGGAAAGCTGTGCGAACTGCATGTCGACGAGGCCAACAAGCTGCTCGACGAGGCCCACTTCGACCGGAGCAAGCCCATCGAGCTGTGGTACAGCTCGTCGAGCACCGGGGCGCTGTCCTGGGTGCAGGCCATCGGAAATCAATTGCAGTCCAACCTGAAAGTGCCCTACACCCTCAAGAGCCTGCCCTGGTCGCAGTTCTTGCCGCTGCAGGACAGCAAGGGGATGACGGGTCCGTTCCGGTCGGGCTGGGTGATGGACTATCCGTCGATCTACAACTTCTTGGAGTCGCTGTACGGCACAGTCGCGCTGCCGCCCGCCGGATCGAATTACGTGTTCTACAGCAATCCGGCGTTCGATGAGCTGCTGCGCCAGGGCAACAACCAGCCGACCGTGGAACTGGCCACCAAGGCGTATCAGAAGGCCGAAGACCTGTTGTTCAAGGACCTTCCGGCCGCACCGCTGTTCTACGAGGTCAACCAGGCGGTGCACTCCAAGCGGGTGAGCAATGTCAAGATCAGCATCCAGGACTGCATCGAATACACCGATGTGGAGGTCGTCCAGTGA
- a CDS encoding ABC transporter permease, whose amino-acid sequence MTTKILDVRRLWQNAGLFRYVVKRLLLAIPVLIGTSLLIYSLVYALPGDPIRALAGDRPFTPEVMAQLRERFHLNDPFLVRYGKYIVGFLHGDFGTDFQERPVAQTVSQRLPVTLRLTVVAVAFETIIGITAGVLCAVRRGSFYDNLVLVTTTLLVSMPVFVLGFLAQYLFGFKLGWFPIAGIRDGWYSFLLPGLVLASLSMAYVARLTRTSMLETMDADFVRTARAKGISEPRILLRHTLRNSLIPVVTFIGADVGALLAGAVVTESVFNIPGLGRATFDAVRNQEGAVVVSILTLIVFFYIFFNLVVDILYALLDPRIRYE is encoded by the coding sequence GTGACCACCAAAATTCTGGACGTTCGGAGGCTTTGGCAAAACGCGGGCCTGTTCCGGTACGTCGTGAAGCGGCTGCTGCTGGCCATCCCGGTACTCATCGGCACCTCTCTGCTCATCTACAGCCTGGTGTACGCATTGCCGGGCGACCCCATTCGTGCGCTTGCAGGAGATCGTCCGTTCACCCCCGAGGTGATGGCGCAACTGCGTGAGCGCTTCCATCTCAACGATCCGTTCCTGGTGCGCTACGGCAAGTACATTGTGGGCTTCCTGCACGGCGACTTCGGCACCGACTTTCAGGAACGTCCTGTCGCGCAGACCGTTTCGCAGCGCCTACCGGTGACCTTGCGGCTCACGGTGGTGGCCGTGGCCTTCGAGACGATCATCGGCATCACCGCCGGAGTGTTGTGTGCGGTGCGCCGCGGATCGTTCTACGACAACCTGGTTCTGGTCACGACGACCCTGCTGGTCTCGATGCCAGTGTTCGTGCTCGGCTTCCTGGCGCAATACCTGTTCGGATTCAAGCTCGGCTGGTTCCCCATCGCCGGCATCCGTGACGGGTGGTACAGCTTTTTGTTGCCAGGTCTGGTACTGGCCTCGCTATCCATGGCCTATGTCGCCCGTCTGACCCGGACCTCGATGCTGGAGACGATGGATGCCGACTTCGTGCGCACCGCCCGGGCCAAGGGCATCTCCGAACCGCGCATTCTATTGCGGCACACCCTGCGTAACAGCCTGATTCCCGTTGTCACGTTCATCGGCGCCGACGTGGGCGCACTGCTGGCCGGCGCCGTCGTCACCGAATCGGTGTTCAACATTCCCGGACTGGGCCGTGCGACGTTCGATGCCGTGCGAAACCAGGAGGGTGCCGTCGTGGTGAGCATCCTGACGTTGATCGTGTTCTTCTACATCTTCTTCAATCTCGTCGTCGACATCTTGTATGCGTTACTGGATCCGAGGATTCGCTATGAGTGA
- a CDS encoding ABC transporter permease, translating into MSDPIHAPGPVSGPDAAAESLVEQADLWGNAWKYLRRSGFFITGSILLTVLVLMALAPQLFTFGKNPRDCDLYQARKGISAAHWLGTDLQGCDYYANVVYGARVSLTIGLIAMVGVLLIGVVVGALAGYFGGFADSALSRLTDVFYGIPTILGGMILLSVVGHRTVWSVAGALIVFGWMTSMRLVRSSVMTIKQSDYVQAAIALGAPTWRILLRHILPNALAPVLVYATIAVGSFIAAEATLTYMGIGLELPEISWGLQINDGQSRFATTPRLVIVPALFLSAAVLGFIMVGDALRDALDPRRR; encoded by the coding sequence ATGAGTGACCCGATACACGCCCCGGGTCCGGTCTCGGGCCCCGACGCCGCTGCCGAATCGCTGGTAGAGCAGGCCGATCTGTGGGGTAATGCGTGGAAGTACCTGCGCCGCAGCGGCTTCTTCATCACCGGGTCGATTCTGTTGACCGTCCTGGTGTTGATGGCGTTGGCCCCGCAGCTGTTCACCTTCGGAAAGAACCCGCGCGACTGCGACCTCTATCAGGCCCGTAAGGGAATCAGCGCGGCTCACTGGCTGGGCACGGACCTGCAGGGGTGCGACTACTACGCCAATGTGGTGTACGGGGCCCGGGTCTCGCTCACGATCGGACTCATCGCGATGGTGGGTGTCTTGCTCATCGGAGTCGTCGTCGGGGCGCTGGCCGGGTACTTCGGGGGCTTCGCCGATTCCGCGTTGTCGCGGTTGACCGATGTCTTCTATGGCATTCCCACGATTCTGGGTGGCATGATCCTGCTGTCGGTGGTCGGTCATCGCACGGTCTGGAGCGTCGCCGGTGCGCTCATCGTCTTCGGCTGGATGACCTCCATGCGGCTGGTGCGCTCCAGCGTGATGACCATCAAGCAGAGCGACTACGTCCAGGCCGCCATCGCGCTTGGGGCACCGACCTGGCGAATCCTGTTGCGCCACATACTGCCCAACGCGTTGGCGCCGGTGCTCGTGTACGCCACCATTGCGGTTGGCAGCTTCATCGCCGCAGAAGCCACGCTGACCTACATGGGTATCGGGTTGGAGCTGCCGGAAATTTCGTGGGGGCTGCAGATCAACGATGGGCAGTCCCGCTTCGCCACCACGCCCAGACTGGTCATCGTTCCGGCGCTGTTCCTCTCGGCCGCCGTGCTGGGCTTCATCATGGTGGGCGATGCCCTCCGCGACGCGCTCGATCCGCGGAGGAGGTAG
- a CDS encoding ABC transporter ATP-binding protein produces the protein MVEIRDLSVDFEVDKQWVPAVKGVSLAVAKGEVLAIVGESGSGKSTTAMAIPALLPSSARVGGSVKLNGSELLGATNDELRAVRGKDVAVIFQEPMTALNPVYTVGWQIAEAVRAHKKMTRRQARDRAIELLELVDMPEPQKRVKHYPHQLSGGQRQRAMIAQALALDPGLLIADEPTTALDVTVQAEILDLMRDLRHRIDAGIILITHDMGVVADMADRIMVMKDGEVFEEGDAEGIFHRAQQPYTQQLLASVPHLGATLNQSDESSIPPTNLALSVEHAVIEYPGKGGSFRAIDDVSFSIGRGEVVGLVGESGSGKSTIGRAAVGLLKVTSGTICVAGQDISAANRKQLRDIRSKVGVVFQDPGSSLNPRWPIGQSIAEPLTLHTEMDRTQRESRVKTLLEQVQLPAAMRNRFPHQLSGGQRQRVGIARALALEPTLLIADEPTSALDVSVQARVLELFAELQREHGFACLFISHDLAVVELVASRIAVLNHGRLAEFGSDTQVLTAPRDDYTKRLLAAVPVPDPEQQRIRREERKALR, from the coding sequence GTGGTGGAGATCAGGGATCTCTCGGTTGATTTCGAGGTCGACAAGCAGTGGGTGCCGGCCGTCAAGGGTGTCTCCTTAGCGGTGGCCAAGGGTGAGGTGCTCGCCATCGTCGGCGAATCCGGGTCGGGAAAATCGACCACGGCCATGGCGATACCGGCGCTGTTGCCCTCGAGTGCACGGGTTGGTGGCAGCGTCAAACTCAACGGCTCCGAACTGCTCGGCGCCACCAATGACGAGCTGCGCGCCGTGCGCGGCAAGGACGTCGCCGTCATCTTCCAGGAGCCGATGACGGCACTGAACCCGGTGTACACCGTCGGGTGGCAGATCGCCGAAGCCGTTCGCGCGCACAAGAAGATGACGCGCAGACAAGCACGTGATCGTGCCATCGAGCTGCTCGAACTGGTTGACATGCCCGAGCCGCAGAAACGGGTCAAGCACTATCCACATCAGCTTTCCGGCGGGCAGCGCCAACGCGCGATGATCGCGCAGGCCCTCGCCCTGGACCCCGGGCTGCTCATCGCCGACGAGCCCACCACGGCACTGGACGTGACCGTCCAGGCCGAAATCCTGGACCTGATGCGCGATCTGCGGCACCGCATCGATGCCGGCATCATTTTGATCACCCACGACATGGGTGTGGTCGCGGACATGGCTGACCGCATCATGGTGATGAAGGACGGAGAGGTTTTCGAGGAGGGCGATGCCGAGGGCATCTTCCATCGTGCGCAGCAGCCGTACACGCAGCAGCTGCTGGCCTCGGTGCCGCACCTGGGCGCCACACTGAACCAGAGCGATGAATCCTCCATACCGCCAACCAATCTGGCGCTGAGCGTGGAGCACGCCGTCATCGAATACCCGGGCAAGGGCGGAAGCTTCCGGGCCATCGACGATGTGTCCTTCTCCATCGGTAGGGGTGAGGTGGTCGGCCTCGTCGGCGAATCGGGATCGGGGAAATCCACGATCGGCCGGGCCGCCGTGGGGCTGTTGAAGGTGACTTCTGGCACCATTTGTGTTGCCGGACAAGATATTTCTGCCGCCAATCGCAAGCAGCTGCGCGATATCCGGAGCAAGGTCGGGGTGGTCTTCCAGGATCCGGGATCCTCGCTGAATCCGCGCTGGCCGATCGGCCAGTCGATCGCCGAACCGCTGACGCTGCACACCGAGATGGATCGTACCCAGCGGGAAAGCAGGGTCAAGACGCTGCTGGAGCAGGTGCAGTTGCCTGCGGCCATGCGAAACCGCTTCCCTCATCAGCTCTCCGGTGGGCAGCGTCAGCGTGTCGGCATCGCACGGGCACTGGCGCTGGAGCCGACCCTGCTGATCGCCGACGAACCGACCTCGGCGCTTGACGTTTCGGTGCAGGCGCGGGTGCTGGAATTGTTCGCCGAGCTGCAGCGCGAGCATGGCTTCGCCTGTCTGTTCATCAGCCATGATCTGGCGGTGGTGGAGTTGGTGGCGAGCCGCATCGCGGTGCTCAACCACGGGCGCCTCGCCGAATTCGGCTCGGATACACAGGTATTGACAGCGCCCAGGGATGACTACACCAAGAGGCTGCTGGCGGCGGTGCCGGTTCCTGACCCGGAGCAGCAGCGGATCCGGCGCGAGGAGCGCAAGGCGCTGCGATAG
- a CDS encoding Fic family protein, with the protein MTDPLAPLATLPGVSEAAESARDALSKVHRHRANLRGWPVTAAEAAVRAARSSSALDGGTMKLSADGAVEDPILAGALRVGQALDGDALTQLAAVWSRAPLQALARLHVLAATGMADEDTLGRPRPGVDTDRLELLAQLISGGTSVPAPILAAVTHGELLALNPFGSADGVVARAASRLVTVSRGLDPHALGVPEVMWMRQSGKYRELSLAFAVGTPDAIAAWIVFCCEALTAGAAEATSIADTAAG; encoded by the coding sequence ATGACTGACCCACTCGCGCCGTTGGCGACCCTGCCGGGAGTATCCGAAGCCGCCGAATCGGCCCGTGATGCGTTGAGCAAGGTGCATCGGCACCGCGCCAATCTGCGTGGATGGCCGGTGACCGCGGCAGAGGCGGCGGTACGAGCGGCTAGGTCCTCGTCGGCACTGGACGGCGGCACGATGAAGCTGAGTGCCGATGGTGCGGTAGAAGACCCGATACTGGCCGGCGCACTGCGTGTAGGACAGGCGCTCGACGGCGATGCGCTGACACAGCTTGCGGCGGTGTGGTCGCGCGCGCCGTTGCAGGCGTTGGCACGTCTACACGTGTTGGCCGCCACCGGAATGGCGGACGAGGACACCCTGGGGCGCCCACGCCCCGGCGTCGATACCGATCGTCTAGAGCTTTTGGCGCAACTGATCTCGGGCGGGACCTCGGTGCCGGCGCCGATTCTCGCAGCGGTGACGCATGGTGAGCTGTTGGCGCTGAACCCATTTGGCTCTGCCGACGGCGTCGTCGCACGTGCCGCGTCCCGATTGGTGACGGTGTCGCGTGGTCTTGATCCGCATGCTCTCGGCGTGCCCGAGGTGATGTGGATGCGTCAGTCCGGCAAGTATCGGGAGCTGTCCCTGGCCTTCGCAGTCGGGACACCGGACGCCATTGCTGCGTGGATTGTCTTCTGCTGCGAGGCATTAACGGCCGGGGCGGCCGAAGCGACATCGATTGCCGATACTGCGGCCGGTTGA
- the ssd gene encoding septum site-determining protein Ssd: protein MEERVGEPIVVAVSDRRLGNEIERIVAATGRPLIVATDAGSISRQAWARAGAVVLDGTDPSVDAVAQLPRRARVLLICRDEPTNEAWRRAVAVGAEQVLTLPEDEAALIDACSSIPAPTATGRAPVIAVVGGRGGAGASVLCAAIGLCAPSGALIVDADPYGGGIDLLLGWEDIAGLRWPDVDMRSGRVRFDALRRALPHRRGLVVLSGDRAGGGGNPEAIGGVIDSAREAGVPVVVDLPRRLGATSMAALERADLVVVVTPAEVRACAASALVAAAVQNVNANIGVVVRGPAPSGLRPAEVADIVGVPLIAAMRPEPNLHSRLDNGGLRLSRRSPLAGAARSVLALVSHEGKGVAA, encoded by the coding sequence GTGGAGGAGCGTGTGGGGGAACCGATCGTCGTCGCCGTGAGTGACCGACGGCTCGGCAACGAGATCGAGCGGATCGTCGCCGCGACGGGCCGGCCTCTGATCGTCGCTACCGATGCGGGTTCGATCAGCCGTCAGGCCTGGGCTCGGGCGGGTGCGGTCGTGCTCGACGGCACGGACCCGTCGGTTGATGCCGTGGCGCAGCTGCCCCGGCGGGCGCGGGTCTTGCTGATCTGCCGAGACGAGCCGACGAACGAGGCGTGGCGTCGGGCGGTCGCGGTGGGTGCCGAGCAGGTGCTGACCTTGCCCGAGGATGAGGCCGCGCTCATCGATGCGTGTTCCTCGATACCGGCGCCTACCGCGACAGGGCGTGCCCCGGTGATCGCGGTGGTGGGTGGCCGTGGAGGTGCCGGAGCATCTGTTCTGTGTGCGGCTATTGGTCTTTGCGCGCCCAGCGGCGCGCTGATCGTGGACGCGGATCCGTATGGCGGCGGAATCGATCTGCTGCTCGGATGGGAGGACATCGCCGGTCTGCGCTGGCCGGATGTCGACATGCGCAGCGGGCGAGTGCGCTTCGATGCCCTGCGCCGTGCACTGCCACACCGCCGTGGACTTGTTGTCCTGTCAGGCGATCGGGCCGGCGGCGGAGGTAACCCGGAAGCGATCGGCGGCGTGATCGACAGTGCACGGGAAGCCGGAGTTCCGGTGGTCGTTGATCTTCCGCGGCGCCTCGGGGCGACAAGCATGGCGGCACTGGAGCGCGCTGATCTGGTGGTCGTCGTGACACCGGCTGAAGTACGGGCGTGCGCTGCGTCGGCGCTTGTGGCCGCCGCGGTCCAGAACGTCAACGCGAATATCGGTGTTGTCGTGCGCGGCCCGGCGCCCAGTGGACTGCGCCCGGCCGAGGTGGCAGACATCGTCGGGGTGCCACTGATCGCCGCGATGAGGCCCGAACCGAATCTTCACAGTCGACTCGACAACGGCGGCCTGCGGCTCTCGCGACGTTCACCCCTTGCAGGTGCGGCCCGGTCGGTGCTGGCACTGGTGTCACATGAGGGCAAGGGGGTGGCGGCGTGA
- a CDS encoding TadA family conjugal transfer-associated ATPase has product MTGSLIDRVRERLATENVALLPTSVAAVIRAESGGVLGDSDVLHNIKELQSELTGVGILEPLLGAEGTTDVLVTAPDRVWVDDGKGLRLTSVRFADEAAVRRLAQRLALAVGRRLDDAQPFVDGQLSGVGPPRSVVRLHAVLAPIATGGTCISLRVLRPTVKGLDQLISDGTVAEDAGRLLRGMLAARLAFLVTGGTGAGKTTLLSALLGAVDPSERIICAEDAAELAPRHPHVVTLAARAVNVEGAGEVTLRQLVRQALRMRPDRIVVGEVRGAEVVELLTALNTGHDGGAGTVHANAPAEVPARLEALGALGGLDRAALHSQFAAAIQCVCHIRRLGNIRRLTEIAVVCKSEDGIARVTPAWNVDRGRGPGAELLDALIARRAA; this is encoded by the coding sequence GTGACGGGATCACTGATCGACCGTGTCCGCGAACGGCTGGCCACCGAGAACGTGGCACTGTTACCCACCTCGGTGGCGGCGGTGATACGCGCTGAATCCGGTGGGGTACTGGGTGATAGCGATGTGTTGCACAACATAAAGGAGCTTCAGAGTGAGCTGACCGGTGTCGGCATACTCGAACCGCTGCTGGGTGCCGAGGGCACAACCGACGTCTTGGTCACCGCGCCGGATCGGGTCTGGGTGGATGACGGTAAAGGGTTACGGCTCACCTCAGTTCGATTCGCCGATGAGGCGGCGGTGCGCCGCCTCGCCCAACGCCTGGCTCTCGCGGTGGGCCGGCGCCTCGATGATGCGCAGCCGTTCGTCGACGGGCAGCTGAGTGGCGTTGGGCCTCCGCGTTCGGTGGTACGCCTGCACGCGGTGCTGGCCCCTATAGCGACTGGCGGGACATGTATCTCGCTGCGTGTATTACGCCCCACCGTCAAGGGATTGGACCAGCTCATCTCCGACGGCACGGTTGCCGAGGATGCTGGAAGATTGCTTCGCGGGATGTTGGCGGCCCGCTTGGCATTCCTGGTCACCGGGGGCACTGGCGCGGGAAAGACCACGTTGTTATCCGCGTTACTCGGGGCGGTTGACCCATCGGAACGCATTATCTGCGCCGAAGACGCCGCAGAGCTCGCACCTCGTCACCCGCATGTGGTCACGTTGGCGGCGCGTGCCGTCAACGTGGAAGGGGCAGGGGAGGTGACGCTACGCCAGCTGGTGCGTCAAGCGCTGCGGATGCGGCCCGACCGCATCGTGGTGGGGGAGGTGCGCGGCGCTGAGGTGGTCGAACTACTCACCGCTCTCAACACCGGTCATGACGGCGGCGCCGGCACAGTCCACGCAAATGCGCCGGCAGAGGTTCCCGCGCGATTGGAGGCACTTGGCGCACTCGGTGGGCTTGACCGTGCCGCGCTCCATTCACAATTTGCCGCAGCGATTCAATGTGTATGTCATATAAGGCGACTCGGAAACATTCGGCGACTCACCGAGATTGCGGTGGTCTGTAAGAGTGAGGATGGAATCGCGCGGGTGACGCCCGCATGGAACGTCGACAGGGGGCGTGGTCCCGGCGCGGAGCTGCTGGATGCGTTGATAGCGCGGAGGGCGGCATGA
- a CDS encoding type II secretion system F family protein, with the protein MTAHALLLLALALFVTPQRRSHRGQRGGPSPTRWSWKFWAAPLGGLGLLAVWLLPCSVVLAVGVAGATLGVRWRRRLRSKVQSEELIAMESGLDVIVGELRVGVHPVCAFEAAAAELGETAGEVFAAVAARARLGVNLDPVVPRSGPASSQWGRISRGWTLAQRHGLAIADLLAACKTDLQERQRFTARVAAGLAGPRATAAVLAGLPVAGIGLGQMIGARPLTVLCSGGAGGALLVVGVMLACVGLLWSDRITGKALR; encoded by the coding sequence ATGACAGCACATGCTCTGCTACTGCTTGCCCTGGCGTTATTCGTTACGCCGCAGAGGCGCTCGCACCGGGGACAGCGGGGTGGTCCGAGTCCCACGCGATGGAGCTGGAAGTTTTGGGCGGCGCCACTGGGCGGCCTGGGGTTGCTGGCGGTGTGGTTGTTGCCCTGTTCGGTGGTACTGGCGGTGGGCGTTGCGGGCGCAACCTTGGGTGTGCGGTGGCGCCGTCGTCTCCGATCGAAGGTCCAATCGGAAGAACTGATCGCCATGGAGTCCGGGCTCGATGTGATCGTCGGTGAACTCAGGGTTGGCGTCCACCCGGTGTGCGCGTTCGAAGCCGCCGCGGCGGAACTCGGGGAAACAGCCGGCGAGGTGTTCGCCGCTGTGGCCGCACGTGCACGGCTGGGGGTCAATCTTGACCCGGTCGTGCCGCGATCGGGACCGGCTTCGTCGCAATGGGGTCGAATCAGTCGCGGCTGGACACTGGCGCAGCGCCACGGCCTGGCGATCGCCGATCTGCTCGCCGCTTGCAAGACGGATCTTCAAGAACGGCAGAGGTTTACCGCGCGGGTTGCCGCAGGACTTGCTGGGCCGCGAGCGACGGCGGCAGTCCTCGCGGGCTTGCCGGTAGCGGGCATCGGATTAGGACAGATGATCGGAGCCAGACCGCTGACCGTGCTGTGCTCGGGCGGCGCGGGCGGGGCGTTACTCGTCGTCGGAGTGATGCTGGCGTGTGTCGGTCTGCTGTGGTCCGATCGAATCACCGGGAAGGCACTGAGATGA
- a CDS encoding type II secretion system F family protein gives MTAALLILAAAIMISPRALRARARSSHGHPAATGGCDVDEKGLLGMAFSLDMLSVCLRSGMPVASAALVVASSAPSELARILSRAGEMLALGAPSSMAWADSGAPDDLGYEQRQALTRLARRSADSGAVMAEGVAALAAQCRRDALDSAVATAERAGVLIGAPLGLCFLPSFVCLGIVPVVMGLARDVFSDGVL, from the coding sequence ATGACCGCAGCGCTGTTGATCCTTGCGGCGGCCATCATGATCTCGCCCAGGGCATTGCGTGCCCGAGCGAGGAGTTCGCATGGTCATCCGGCTGCCACCGGCGGCTGTGACGTCGATGAAAAGGGGCTCTTGGGAATGGCGTTCAGCCTCGACATGTTGAGCGTATGCCTCCGGTCCGGGATGCCGGTGGCGAGTGCCGCGTTGGTGGTGGCGTCTTCCGCACCATCCGAGCTTGCTCGGATCCTCAGCCGCGCAGGGGAGATGCTGGCGCTGGGTGCACCGTCATCAATGGCCTGGGCTGACAGCGGGGCGCCGGACGACCTGGGATATGAACAGAGGCAGGCACTGACCAGACTGGCCCGGCGTTCGGCGGACTCCGGCGCGGTGATGGCCGAAGGTGTCGCCGCGCTGGCCGCGCAATGTCGTCGGGACGCCCTGGATTCGGCGGTGGCCACGGCGGAACGGGCCGGCGTGCTCATCGGCGCGCCGCTGGGATTGTGTTTTCTGCCGTCATTTGTCTGCTTGGGCATCGTGCCTGTCGTCATGGGATTGGCGCGTGACGTGTTCAGCGACGGTGTGCTGTGA
- a CDS encoding DUF4244 domain-containing protein: MMAAVRRRMVVVVESEDGMSTVEYAIGTIAAAAFGAILYTVVTGDSIVSALTNIITRALNTSV; the protein is encoded by the coding sequence ATAATGGCGGCGGTTCGCCGCCGCATGGTGGTGGTTGTCGAGTCGGAGGACGGCATGTCAACCGTGGAGTACGCCATCGGGACGATTGCCGCGGCGGCGTTCGGGGCGATTCTCTACACGGTGGTCACCGGGGACTCGATCGTCAGTGCGCTCACCAACATCATCACGCGCGCCCTCAACACCAGTGTTTAG
- a CDS encoding TadE family type IV pilus minor pilin: MAALVAVLLLCAAGIQAVSMQVRCVDASREAARLVARGDDADARSAARRIAPQGAMVEFRRDGDYALARVTAKSRLLPAITIAAESISAMEPEG, translated from the coding sequence ATCGCAGCTTTGGTGGCGGTACTTCTGCTGTGCGCCGCGGGGATTCAGGCGGTGTCGATGCAGGTGCGCTGTGTGGACGCCTCGCGTGAGGCGGCCAGGCTGGTGGCACGTGGTGACGATGCAGACGCGAGATCGGCCGCGCGGCGGATCGCTCCGCAGGGCGCCATGGTCGAGTTTCGGCGCGATGGTGACTACGCGCTGGCACGGGTCACGGCGAAGAGTCGGCTCCTGCCGGCCATTACGATTGCTGCCGAGTCGATTTCGGCGATGGAACCCGAGGGCTGA
- a CDS encoding Rv3654c family TadE-like protein: MVTTRWHGSRRRVGSCRPLRLLPSRFRRWNPRAEDGSATIVAVAMMVVLLALTAGAAAVGSAVVARHRAQAAADLSALSGAQHALYGTAPACAEADKVARKMGAAVTSCAVEELDVVVTVAVRVMLGRFGMGPARAGARAGPVSP; the protein is encoded by the coding sequence ATGGTGACTACGCGCTGGCACGGGTCACGGCGAAGAGTCGGCTCCTGCCGGCCATTACGATTGCTGCCGAGTCGATTTCGGCGATGGAACCCGAGGGCTGAAGACGGTTCCGCGACCATCGTCGCGGTGGCGATGATGGTGGTCCTGTTGGCGCTGACCGCAGGTGCCGCAGCGGTGGGCTCGGCCGTGGTGGCGCGGCATCGGGCGCAGGCCGCAGCGGACCTTTCGGCGCTCAGCGGCGCGCAGCACGCGCTCTACGGGACTGCCCCTGCATGTGCGGAGGCGGACAAAGTTGCTCGAAAGATGGGCGCCGCCGTTACGAGCTGTGCGGTTGAGGAGCTCGATGTGGTTGTCACCGTGGCTGTTCGGGTGATGCTGGGGCGGTTCGGTATGGGGCCGGCTCGTGCCGGGGCC